CGCTACGAATCGCCGCTGTACCTGGCACCGTCTGCCAGGCGCATGGCCGAGGAAGCGTTGTCGCGTTGCGTGCCGGGAACGCTGGAACTGCGATGCTATGCGCTGTGGCTGGCCAAGCAGGTGTGGTACTTGCCAGACCCGACCCAGCGGCGCGCACTCATGGCGCTAGGCGGAAACATTGTCAGAGCGGTGCGCGAGTATCGCGGGCAAGTGCTCGAGCATGAGGCACAATTTAATCCAGAGAAGGTGTACGTAAAATGATGGTATTGGGGCTATACGGCGCAGATTATAAGGTTTCACGGTGGGCGGAAATTATCGGCAATGAGCCGGTCCACGCCATTATCTTTGAGCGCAAAAGTGAGCGTGGCCGAGAGTTCGTTTCTATCATCGGGCAGACGCGCGCGGTGTCGCCAACGATGACCGTGGCCATTGAAACCTCGATGTCGGTTTTGCGCGGCGCGGACATGTGATAGCGTTTTCCCGATGACCAACCTAAAAGAATTTTGCCAAGAGTTGATGCTCATGCTGGAGGGCGTCCGCAATTACGACCACCCGGCATTCGAGGCCGTGCGCGTGAAGTTGCGCGAGGCGATTGCCAGCGAGGACGGGTTTCGCCGCGACGGCGAGATGACGGCCAGGGTGCCGCTGATTGCCATCGAGCCGATGTACAACGCCGTGTTCGACGTTGGCGCCGACCCGGTCATCGTGGACAGCGACGGGCCGCGGCTGGCCCCCGAGCTGCGAGACATGCCGGCGCCGGCACCCAAGGCGCGGCTGAAGTCGGTGGCCAAGCCAAAGCCTGTGGACGGCGAATAGTGGCCAAGCGAAAGAAGTTCGAGGCGGCGCGCTGGAGCGTGCCCGAGGCCGGCGCCGTGGTCGAGCTGGCCGTCTGCCGCTTGGGTGACAAAGTGCTGCTGGAGGGCAGACCAGCGACGGTGGGAGCCATCTACCCGGCGCACGTCATGGTGAGCTTCAACGACGGGCCGGCGGAATCCAAGACGGTGTCCGCCCTAGTGCGAGTAGACTTTGTGGCGGCCAGGTTGGCATAGAAACAAAATAGCCAAAATAATTTACTGATTCGGTTGACCTATGTCAGACCGCCCTGGTATTGCTTGGGCATGTCAAAAGACCTCATCGAGATTTCCCGTCTTCTCTCCGAATCAACCTCCATCCCCGCCGAGCTGCGGAACCACGCGAACATGTTTCTAACGGTACAAGCCGGCGCCGAGCTGGGCTTCCCGCCGGCGGCGTCGCTGCGCATGATTCGCGTGTTCGACGGCAAGCCCATCTTGTCGAGCGATGCCATTGCCGCGGTGCTGGAGAAGGGCGGCATCCACGTGAAGCTCATTGAGTCGACCCGTGAAGTCGCGACCTATGAGGCCACACGCCACCCGCTTCATGGCGGGGAGAGCCGCACTGAGCGCCTATCGTGGACGGTGGCCATGGCCAACGAGGCCGGTCTCACTCGCGAGTCGAAGGTTGAGCGCCTAACGAAGAGCGCCGCCAAGGGCGTTGACGTGGCCGCGCTGGCCGCAAAAATCAACCCTGGCGTGTGGGACAGCTACCGCGAGGCCATGCTGCGGGCGCGTTGCATCTCGGCGCTTGGCCGCATCATTGCCCCGGACCTGCTCGCGGGCGTGTACGTCGACGGCGAGATTCAGGGCTCCGACGCACCGCCGATGAACGCAGCGATTGCCGCCAAGGTGGCCGTGGCCGCGCTGGCTGCAACGACGGCGACGAGTGCCGAGCAAGCAGATGTCCGCGAGCTGGTCGAGCGCCTGGCCGGCGTGAGCCAACGCCGAGAGCTAGACGCCGTTGTGTCGGTGGTACAGCGCGCCGAGCTGACGCCGGATTCGCGCAAGATTGTTCGCGAGGCGTACCAGGCCGCCAAGGCGCGCGTGGTCGAGAACGAGTCGATGGACCAATCGGAGGTGGTGTAATGAGCGCCGTCAAACATGCCCCATCCGACCTGGTGCGCGCGGTCGCTGCCATGCTCGATGTCCCCGCCGCCTACAACCCAGGGTATGCTATGGCTGCCCGCGAGGGCCTGCTGCGCCTGTCATGGGGCGCGCACGAGGTCATGGCGTGGACGTGCCCCATCCGCGGAACTGTCGGCAAGATGTCGCGCGACGGTGGCCGCACGTGGAGCGATGAACAAGTGATTGGGGCTGTGTGATGTTGAAAGAAAAGGTTAAGAAGAACGCCGATGGCGAATGGCTGGTGAAGCTGGCGTGCGCCTCATGCGGAGCTAAGGTCGAGGGCGACGCCACCTGGGCCGAAGTCCAAGATGACGGCGAGAGCCGGTGCGCGGTTTATTCATGGGTGTATTGGGAATGTGAATGCGGCGCCGTTGGGTGCGAGAAAGAAGTTGTGGAATGAGTGACCAACTAATCACAGCGTCGGCGCTGCCGCGCTTGTTTGCTTGCACGGCCAGCGGCGTCTACTTGCCTGGCGCCGTCGACAAGCTCATTGAGCTGGCGGGCTCCACTGTCTCCGAGCGTGGCCGCAAGGCGCACGAGGACATCGAGGCGGATGCCGAGCTGGGCCAGCTCGATGAAGCCGTGGCTAAGTTCATCCCGGATGGCTCCAAGCATGAGTTCGCGTTCGCCTACAACGTGGCGACGGGTGAGGCTATACCGCTGCCAAACGCCGTGGGCCGCGCTTACTGGGCCGCCGTGCAAGAGGTCCGCCCAACGTGGCTCGCCGGCGACATCATCGCTGGTCGCGCCGACGTGATAGGCGTGGACAAGTCCCGCGGCGAGGGCACCGACCGCATGGTGGTCATCGACTGGAAAACGGGCCGCAATGTTGGCGCGCCTGGTAGCAACGCACAGTTGCTTTTCTACGCCATGTGCGCCGCGCGCGCCTATGGCACCGACGAGGCCCTGGTGCGCGTGGTCTACCTGCGCGGCGAGACAGCCTACCCAAGTGATGCTGACGTTGGGTTCTTCGACCTGGAGGCGTACGAGGCCAAGCTGCGCGCTGTGGTTTCCATGGTGCGCGCCGGCGAGGCCGTCGAGAAGGCCGGCGACCACTGTCGCTACTGCCCGGTCAAAACCAACTGTAAGACGTTCGGTGCCATCGAGCTGGCAGCCAAGTCGATGCCTGTCGGCGCCGAGATTGTTGTCACGCCTGATACGCGCGCGCTGGCCGCGGCGTCGCTGGAAATGATGGAGTCGTATGTGCGCCGCCTGAAAGAAGCGTTGCACCGCGACGTGTACTCAAACGGCCCCATCCCGATGGCCGATGGCCGCGTGCTGACATTGCACCGCGCAAAGCCGCGCGAGAAGATAGACGCTCTGGCCGCGCTGCCGCTGCTGACAAGCCGCGGCCTGCTCGATGCCATCGACTACAGCACAAGCAAGACTGCAATCTCGCGCGCGCTCAAGGCGCAAAAGCCTGTTGGCGGCGTGGCCGCTGCCGAGCGCGCGGTGATAGGTGAGCTGCGAAACATTGGAGCCGTCACGCTGGCCGCCGGCAGCGAGACATTGAAATTCATGGGTGCGGCGGCATCCGAGCTAACAGAGGGAAATGACAATGAGTAATTACGATATGGATATTGGGTATCACCGCGCGCGCGTTGGTGAAGTGAAATTGATTCCTCGCAAGGATGGCAAGGAACCAATCGGCAAAATTATGTTCCGCAATGCGGACGGCAAGATTGCGAGCTACTCGCGACCCCTGTCGCCCAAGGCGCTGCCATACTTTGTCGAGGCGTTGCGCAAGTGCGGGTGGACCGGCAATGACCTGTTCGACCTGGCGAGCTGTACTGGCGCCGAGCTCGACGCCGTGCTGCCGCTCGAAACCCAGGTCACTGTCGAGGACGAGGTGAACCCGAACAACGGCGAAGTGCGCCGCGAGGTCAAGTGGGTTGGCGAAGCGAGCATGAGCCCTGCCCAGCGCGAGGCGATGGCCGCGTGGTCGCGCAGCGTCATACAAACCGTTGCGTCTGTCGGCGGCCCGTTGGTCGCGCCCGCTAAGAAGCGCACGGCCAAGACAACCGCGACGGCGTCGCTTGATAAAATCATCGAGGACTCCAGCGGCTTTGTCCGCAAGGGACCCGGCACGGATTTTCTGGAGGATGAATAGTGCAGGAATACATTTCAACTATTGAGGTGCGCCATGGGCTGCCGCGCCGTCACGGGATGGCGATTGTATCCAGCGTTCGCGTCCGCCTCATGCTCGCGCGCACCCGCACCCGTGCGGGCAACATCGAGCTGTGGAAGACGCTGGCCGATGGCATCGAGGCGGACCAGTTTGTGTCCCTGAAGCCTGGCGTGTACGACGTGTACCGGGACGCCAACAACGGGACCATCACAACTGCCGAGACTGACCGCGCATCGTGGGCGCAGACGCCGGCAGATGAACCAGACATCAACGATGGGTTGTATCTATGACCCACGCGGAAGCATTTGTGAGTGAAGACGCTATTAGTGGGCGCGTGTGGACGCCTGACGGTGGACGTACGCTTTACCGTCGCGTCGGCGGCGTGTTGGAATATAAGCCATATGCAATTGGCGCCCCGAGCCTTGACTGGTGTGGACTATCGGCGCAGGTTGTCGCAATCAAGGGCAGCGTTGTATGGGCCGACGAGGCCAAGGTGCTCACGCCTGCCGAGGCGTTGCGGGCGTTGGCGGATGGGAAGTGCATAGACTATACGTGCGGCCCAGTTCGGCTAAACAGTGACGGCGTGTTCGAGAATTTTGACGACGGCAAGTGGACGCGCTGTAAGATTTTCGGCTTCCATGTTGGCAACAATTGGAGAGTAGTCGCCGAACCGCCGGGGGGCAGCGAAGAAACCAAGCGCCAGCAACGCGACCACCACGGCGCCTTCTCGCCGAGTGAGTGCGAGCCGCCGGCCATCTATCACGAGAGGAATTGCAAGGGAGCATGTGTATGCTGGCAAGTGACGATATAAGCGAAGCCCTGGCCGTCATCGGTTGCTATGCGACCCAGGAGATTGCCGGCGATAAAGGCGTGACGTGGGCATATGGCGTGCGGACCAAGCTCAAGGACGAGCTGAAGCGCCGGCGCTCTGGCCCGCTGAATATGCTGGAGGCTGTGGCGAGCAAGATGCCATTCCGGCGGCTGGCGTGGAGTGAGCATCACTACTACCGACTCGCGCATCGGGCGACGGCTGGCCGCACGAATGACATCATGTTCGAGTGCGTCGACGATGGACCTAACGAGTACGTGTCGTTCGATGACGTGCTGGCCGGAGACTATGTGCTGCAAGCGAGGGTGGTGTGAGCAGGTCCGGTTTTGTGTGGGCCTCTCGTAACGTAACACTGGCGACAACTGACGGACCCGTGGTGTGTATCAATGACCCAGACGCTGTCGTCATCGAGCGATACATGACCGGAAATGTGATGACTATAAAATGGATGCGAATCCCATCCGAGAAAGAGGAAGAGCCATGCGAACGGAAACAGGAAAGCTGATAGTCACCGAGAGTATCAAAGAGCGCGTGATGACGCTGCGGCTTGCTGCCGACCGCGCCGTCGCTGCGTACAACGGGCCTGTCAAGGAAGATATGCTTGTGCTGGCCGAGGCTTACAGGGCCGCCGCCAACCTGCTCGAATTTCACCTTGATATGTTTATTAAGCTGCCGCAGAACAGCGCCTGCGCATGGGGGCATGAATGAGCCTATCTATTGAGCAGCTAGAAATATTATCGAAGGCGCTGCACGGCCCAGACCTGGACTATCACCAACTGTCGATAACAGGCGAAACCGTTCGAGTGCTGGACATGGAAATCGAGCGCCGCAAACATGGCCCGTTCACGCTCGCCGAAGCCGTCGCAAGCGGGAGGCCGTTTAGGCGGAAGGGGGCAGGGTACTGGACCAGAAAGGCTCCAGCCCCAGGAGACGGTGAGCCGTTCTTTGAGGCAATGACGGCGTTTGATAAGTGGGAGCCGTGCCCGTCGGTGTCGGACCAGCACGGGTTCACCGTGGCAGAAGAATGGCTAAGCATTGACGACATCACGGCATGCGACTATGAGCTGAATCTGGACGGAGGCGACTGAATGAGATTCTTACTGGGTATTCTATCAGGCGCCTACCTCGCATGGACCATGTTCGGCTTCAAGGCGATGAGCAGACTGGCGGAGGGGGGGGGCGATGAGTCTATCAATTGAGCATCTTGAGATAGCGGAGTCAGCACTGGACGCGCTCATGGGCATCTCCTCCGACAGCAAGCCGGAGGAAGGGTTCGGCGATTGCATACGCGCACTTAGAGCCGAGCTTCACCGCCGCAAGCACGGCCCGTTCACGCTCGCCGAGGCCGTGGCATCGGGCAAGCCATTTAAGCGTCCGGGTTGGAACGACTACGCCACTGTGCTGGTGGACTCCGATGATGATGGCTATATGTGCTTTGTGTTTGATGATGAAAAGGCCCCCGCCCTTGCCGATGACATTACCGCCACTGACTACAAGCTGAAGGGAGAAGACAAACAATGAGCAGCAGGATTAAGCTATACGACAACCAGGCGTTCTCGCTGTGGTCGCACTATGCGTACGGCGTACGTCGACTCGATGTGCATAATCACGGTGGATGCCAGAGCTGCCTCGCGGAAGAGGACTCGCTCGATGTCGACGATGTGCGTTCGCTGATTGCTGTGTTGCAGCGATGGGCAGACAACGCCGAGGATAAGGTGAGCAATGCGAACCCGTGAACAGATTGCGATTAGCGCCCTGGAGTGTGCGACATCGTGGGACCCAAATACGTGCCTGCTTGGTAACACCACAGCGCGCGAGGTTGTCTTCCTGGCGGCGTTCCACATAGACACCTGCCCGGCGTGCGGTTCGACTTCATGGGTGAACATCGACTGCGTGCTGTGCCAGGTTGTGGATTCTGTGTGTAGGCAGAGGGAGGGAAAAGATGAAGCGAAGTGAATTAGTCGAGGCGCACTTCTGCGCTAGTCGCTTCAGTGAGATGACAAAAATCGAGGCGGGCAAGCTAATCGCGTACAATGTCATGCTAGCCATCGAGGAGGAAGTCGCACGCATAGACTCCCGCCGTGAGCAACGCCGCGCGCGCAAAGCAAAGAAGAACGCGACAATGTACAAGCTGTTGGGGCATAGGCCGTGGCGCGACTCGGAGCAATACGATGTGCTGCGGCTGCCGGCGCGCTGGAGACGGAACAAGGTTGGACACCAGGTTGTCATGGACCACATGCGCGAGCCGTCGAATTTTCGCGTGATGGATATGTACGCCAACTATCTGGAGCGAGTGAGGAACTTTACATATGGAGAAGAATAGAAAATGAACATCAAATGGAAATGGCTTGCACTTGGATACGTCTGGGCGCTGCCCACTACTATCATTGGCCTGACGCTTGCGAGCGTCTTCTGGAAGGCCAAGAGCTGGCGCTGGTGCGACGGCTGCTTGGAGTGCGTGTCAGAGAGTATATGGACTGACCCAGCGGCCATCACGTTTGGGTGGCTCGTGGTCTATGACTACAAAGCGCCGATAGTCGATGGGCCGAACGAGGAGTCGCCGTACCGCGAGAAGATTGCCAGTATGTTGGCAGCGCATGAGCGCGTGCATACGCTGCAATGCTTTGTGCTTGGGCCACTGTTCCTGCCGGTGTATGGCTTGCTACACCTGGTCGGCACCATCCGCGCCGCCGTTAAGGGTGAGCCGCGCAAGTACTGGTTCTACTCGGCATACCAATGGAACCCGATGGAAGCGCAAGCCGAGCGCGTGTCAGGTTACTAGACTGGCTTGTTCTTAGCCTTCGGCTTCTTGACCGTTACCGTCTTGGTTGGGTCATCCTTGACCTTGTCGACAACGGCGTCGGTCACCAATGCCTCCGCCTTGGCCTGTAGCGCCGGCGGTAGCTTGCTTACGTCGTATGACGCCACCTTGTCTGACGTGATGTCAGGGACAATGTAGTGCATCACCTTGTTGTCATCGAGGAACGCCAGCTCTGGCCACGCTGGCTGTGGGACATTGATGATTTCTGCTCCGTTTTTTCGTTTGCTCATAATCCATACTTCCATCTCATAGCAGCGACCATTGCGTCAAGTTCGCCATCGGTCGCTATATTTGTGGACCATGCCCACATAGCATGGCTGGCATTGATAGGCGTGTTGGCCGCGTCTGATTCATAAATTCTCCCGATTCCGCCTTCAGCGGTTTGCGGTGTAGCGAGCGTGCCGGTGTTGGTCGTGCCGTTTCCTGCCGTGGCATTGACAATCATTCTGTTGTAGCCGCCGTCAATGTCCCTACGCAGCGCGTAGATATTCCATTCGGAGTTCGCCCATGCGTACTTGACTATGCCAGAGTTGACGGTGAGAACCTTGGCGTTGACACCATAGCTTCTGCCATCATAAAAGATTGTCACGTTAGACCCGGTAGCATAAAGCCTCCACTCGTTTGTGCCGGCGACACTTTTTCTCACGCCCATAATATCTGGCGAGCCGCCTGGGTGCGATGCCGGTCCACGAGTCACCATTATCATGGTAAACGTCGAGTGCGGCATGGCAGCAGCGCCCCAGAGGTTGTCGCCTGCACTGTCAATTGTCGCGCACGCCTGTGACGTAAAACTGGTGCGAACTTGCGGCGCTGCGCTTAGGGTCATCTGCGTTCCGGTAGTTGCTGTGACCATGGTTCCGGTAAACGGTGACAGGTTTGGCCCAGCGGAGCCTGTCATTGGCGCTAGTGCCGTGGTGGCTGAGAAGTTATACGCGTTAGTAAACGTGAACGAGGTGTCCGCGTTGAGTGCTGCGATAGTGGTTGGCAGCCCCGCAATCGCCGTCTGGTTGACGTTATTGAGCCGCGCGTCTTCGTACTCGTCAAAGAGCGACTGTGCGTTGGTGTAGAGGAGCGGGTGCTCGCCGCGAGCCACGGTGAGGTATGTGGTTGGCGCACTCCAATGGTATGGTGTTCCGACTGGCCCAATCGTGCAAATCGCGTTGCCGCTCGCAATTGTCATGCTGGTTGACTCTGTGTTGCCAAACTCCGTGTATAGCTTCGCCTTTCCTGAGGCGTCATCAATGACGAGGAGGACAGTGTGGTATTCGTTGTCGTAAAAATTTGTGCCACCAACATGTGACATTGCAACGTACACGGCTCCCGTTCCAATCATGGCCCTTATGCCTGCCGTCTCGTGAGCCTCTAGATACCACCCGCCACCGGCGCCATCGCTGCCGCCAAAGATCGTCTGCACAGCAGCAGGGGTTGACGCGATTCTGAACGTCATCAGATAGCAAGTGGGGACCGTTGCGGAAAACTTCCACGCCGCCGAGGCGTACTGAATTACAAAGTCCTGGTTTGTGTTTACAGTATATCCGCTCTGGTCGGCGTAGCCGCTTTGTCCATCCGCCGTCTTGGTGGCTGTGGCGTCCGAGCCCCACTTGATGAGCCCGTGAGCCACCGAGCCAGGTGCCACCGATGGCGGGACGGTTGGGCTCACCGTGGCGCTGTCAAAGTTGTAGAGTATTGTCCACGGGCTAGCCAGCGACCAGCCGTTTAGTGCGCCAACGGAGGCGGGGAGTGTGCCGGCGTAGGCTGTGGCGAGTGTCCACGAGTGCGAGTCAGCCGCGCCGTAGTTCCCCTGCAAATCCTGGGCGCGCACCTCGAAGAGATAGGTGTCGTCGGCCATTGCACCAAGTGTGAGCGGCGTGACGCACGCTGTCCAGGCCCCGCCGTCGATGCGATACTCGTAGGTGCAGTCAGCCTCGTCGCACGTCCACGCGAACGTAGGTGTCGTGTCGTCGCTTGGGTCTGCTGGCGCCGTGGTAATCGTAACGGTGGGTGATGTCTCACCGCTATCGAGTCCCTCGACGGGAGTACGATGTAGGCCCCTTGATAGCGTTCTAGTTAGACCCATGCTTCCTTGCTTTCTTGCGTTCCGCCCGCGCGAGCAAGATTAGCCTGTTGGCTGCTTCCGGGTCAACCTTGCCATCATCCCTAAGCTGGGCCAGGCCGGCGACAGCTTTCTTGATGTCGAGCACAACGCCGCGCCTGTGGCGCAGCCAATAGCCCGAGGCGAACGATGCGGCCATAAACACAATGAGAATGATTAGATGGACCATAGCGTTACTCCATTGCTGTCTTTGATGTAGGCGGACACAAGCGTTGAGCCAACTGTCGATTTGTTAAAGTAGATTGTTACAACATAGGTGGACGATGAGGAGTTGAACGACGACGGCACAATGTACACGCCGTTGTTCTTGGGGATGTCGTTATCGGCGTTGAGCCCGGACCTTGTGTCCCAATTGATTGTGCGGGTGTTGGTATTGCCCGTCAGACTAAACTCTGACATGTCAAAGTCCTGGGCTTCGCGATTGCACGTGATGACCAGCTTGTGACTGTCAATGGAGTCTGGGTCCTGGGCTGACGACACAACCACCGACACGTTGTTTGACACGTTGACCCGCGGTAAGACGCCGGC
The sequence above is a segment of the Myxococcales bacterium genome. Coding sequences within it:
- a CDS encoding DUF2800 domain-containing protein, translated to MSDQLITASALPRLFACTASGVYLPGAVDKLIELAGSTVSERGRKAHEDIEADAELGQLDEAVAKFIPDGSKHEFAFAYNVATGEAIPLPNAVGRAYWAAVQEVRPTWLAGDIIAGRADVIGVDKSRGEGTDRMVVIDWKTGRNVGAPGSNAQLLFYAMCAARAYGTDEALVRVVYLRGETAYPSDADVGFFDLEAYEAKLRAVVSMVRAGEAVEKAGDHCRYCPVKTNCKTFGAIELAAKSMPVGAEIVVTPDTRALAAASLEMMESYVRRLKEALHRDVYSNGPIPMADGRVLTLHRAKPREKIDALAALPLLTSRGLLDAIDYSTSKTAISRALKAQKPVGGVAAAERAVIGELRNIGAVTLAAGSETLKFMGAAASELTEGNDNE